A single region of the Sulfurospirillum arsenophilum NBRC 109478 genome encodes:
- a CDS encoding bifunctional ADP-dependent NAD(P)H-hydrate dehydratase/NAD(P)H-hydrate epimerase, with protein MQYVYEETSSLDERCYANFDLTPEILMEHAGLALARSVKKKLTCKKSALFVCGMGNNGADGIVAARILHGAYNVSVYLPYELKSELAKLQLARAKKVGVVIVNELIDADIYIDALFGAGLNRPLDAFTCKLLETLNAKQGYKIACDIPSGILSDLTLNSVVFQAHETITMGALKLGLLNDNVKDAVGKIKIANLGIARNQYEIPSTTFLLRKSDLKLPIRMKKNTNKGTFGHVAIVQGSKEGAARLAGMGAFHFGAGLVTLLGEKPKKLPIYLMSSETLPKNANVIVAGMGLEMPFDEVALKTLLLANTLPLVIDASLSHHPLITQIIASKKPVVLTPHPKEFSAILELICKEKISVEMIQQNRFKHAKRFSLAFPHVVLVLKGANTIIAHNGELFINTYGMPSLAKGGSGDVMSGMIGALLAQGYTPKDAAIHASLAHALVSQKFTCNNFALTPIDICKGLKWL; from the coding sequence ATGCAGTATGTCTATGAAGAAACAAGCAGTTTGGATGAGCGTTGTTATGCAAATTTTGATTTAACCCCTGAAATTTTAATGGAACATGCAGGCCTTGCACTGGCTCGCTCTGTGAAAAAAAAGCTTACATGTAAAAAGAGTGCTCTCTTCGTCTGTGGCATGGGAAACAATGGAGCAGATGGCATTGTCGCGGCACGCATACTGCATGGTGCTTACAATGTGAGTGTCTATCTGCCATATGAGCTTAAATCAGAGCTTGCAAAACTACAATTAGCGCGTGCCAAAAAAGTGGGTGTTGTCATAGTAAATGAACTCATCGATGCCGATATTTACATCGATGCACTCTTTGGTGCAGGACTTAACCGTCCTTTGGATGCGTTTACATGTAAACTGCTTGAAACGCTCAATGCGAAACAAGGCTACAAAATAGCCTGTGATATCCCCAGTGGCATTCTCAGCGATTTAACGCTCAATTCCGTTGTTTTCCAAGCCCATGAAACCATTACAATGGGGGCTTTAAAGCTGGGTTTGCTCAATGACAACGTTAAAGATGCTGTTGGAAAAATTAAAATCGCAAATCTAGGCATAGCACGAAATCAGTATGAAATACCTAGCACAACATTTCTACTTCGCAAAAGCGATCTCAAACTACCCATTCGCATGAAGAAAAACACCAATAAAGGCACTTTTGGGCATGTTGCCATTGTGCAAGGTTCCAAAGAGGGTGCGGCACGCCTTGCGGGCATGGGAGCATTTCACTTTGGTGCAGGACTTGTCACACTTCTTGGCGAGAAACCTAAAAAATTGCCCATTTATCTGATGAGCAGCGAAACACTGCCAAAAAATGCCAATGTGATCGTAGCAGGTATGGGACTTGAAATGCCATTTGATGAAGTGGCACTTAAAACACTTTTGCTCGCCAACACACTGCCACTGGTTATTGACGCATCATTGTCGCATCATCCGCTTATCACGCAGATTATTGCATCCAAAAAACCTGTGGTTTTAACCCCGCATCCCAAAGAATTTAGCGCGATTTTAGAGCTTATATGTAAAGAAAAAATCAGCGTCGAAATGATTCAGCAAAACCGCTTCAAACACGCTAAACGCTTTAGCCTCGCGTTCCCCCATGTCGTACTCGTTCTCAAAGGTGCGAACACCATCATCGCACATAATGGCGAGCTTTTCATCAACACCTATGGCATGCCTTCCCTTGCAAAAGGTGGCAGTGGCGATGTCATGTCTGGTATGATAGGAGCACTTCTAGCCCAAGGATATACCCCAAAAGACGCGGCAATTCATGCCTCATTAGCGCATGCACTTGTCTCGCAAAAGTTTACATGTAATAATTTTGCGCTTACCCCGATTGATATTTGTAAAGGTCTTAAATGGTTATAA
- a CDS encoding YifB family Mg chelatase-like AAA ATPase yields the protein MEEAIALSKVKHAKCATLYGNKAYEVDVESTLVRALPGFSIVGMADQSIQESRERIKSALSSINFQFPAQKITINLSPSDLKKEGSHFDLVIALLIAIQKERFTCNDFFIFGELGLDGKVKKTNTIFPIILSLVAHAQNLRVLVPSELLSKVQQIPNIEVYGVETLSDALLFFKEKRFNVAMPPREQSFCENTLEIDGKHYFYSTQFPLDFNDVLGQHRAKRAMLIAAAGMHNLLMEGSPGCGKSMSIKRLRYILPPQSIEEILESNAYQSLQEEDVELNPLRPFRSPHHTSSRPSIFGGGSSQSRAGEIALAHNGVLFFDEFPNFSKTVLESLREPLEDHRVLISRVNTKISYATKFLFAAAQNPCPCGNLFSQTHECRCSEVEINRYKNHISEPIMDRIDLYIQMNEESSKESGLSSQEMFEQVLKAFIMQKKRGQGELNGKLDEHNTMRFCTLDTRAEESLEMARNRLGLSQRSIHKVLRIARSIADLAQSEQIAQEHLLEALSFRKR from the coding sequence ATGGAAGAAGCGATTGCTCTATCCAAGGTCAAACACGCTAAATGCGCTACACTTTACGGTAACAAAGCCTATGAGGTCGATGTAGAGTCCACACTTGTTCGAGCCTTACCAGGCTTTAGCATCGTAGGTATGGCGGACCAATCCATCCAAGAATCGCGTGAGCGTATAAAATCTGCCCTATCAAGCATCAACTTCCAGTTTCCTGCTCAAAAAATCACAATTAATCTCTCCCCCTCCGATCTTAAAAAAGAGGGTAGCCACTTTGATTTGGTCATTGCTTTACTCATTGCCATTCAAAAAGAGCGCTTTACATGTAACGATTTTTTCATCTTCGGCGAGCTGGGGCTTGATGGCAAAGTCAAGAAAACCAACACTATTTTTCCCATCATTCTTTCATTAGTGGCTCACGCTCAAAATCTTCGTGTTTTAGTACCCAGTGAGCTTCTCTCTAAAGTACAGCAAATCCCCAATATTGAAGTCTATGGCGTTGAAACTCTGAGTGACGCACTGCTTTTTTTTAAAGAGAAACGCTTTAATGTAGCAATGCCTCCACGTGAGCAAAGTTTTTGTGAAAACACTTTGGAAATTGATGGCAAACATTATTTTTACAGCACTCAATTTCCACTTGATTTTAACGATGTTTTAGGACAACACAGAGCCAAACGCGCCATGCTCATCGCCGCTGCTGGCATGCACAACCTTCTGATGGAAGGAAGTCCAGGGTGTGGCAAAAGCATGAGCATCAAGCGCCTTCGCTACATTTTACCACCTCAAAGCATCGAAGAGATACTTGAATCTAACGCTTACCAATCGTTGCAAGAAGAAGATGTTGAACTAAACCCTCTCAGACCTTTTCGCTCGCCCCATCATACTTCTTCTCGTCCGTCTATATTTGGTGGAGGCAGTTCACAAAGCCGTGCAGGCGAAATCGCACTCGCCCACAACGGGGTTCTGTTTTTTGACGAATTTCCCAACTTTTCCAAAACCGTTTTAGAGAGCCTGCGAGAACCACTTGAAGATCATCGAGTGCTCATCTCACGAGTCAATACCAAAATAAGCTACGCGACCAAATTTCTTTTCGCCGCCGCACAAAATCCTTGCCCTTGTGGTAATCTTTTTAGCCAAACGCATGAGTGCCGTTGTAGCGAAGTGGAGATCAATCGCTATAAAAACCATATCTCCGAGCCTATTATGGACAGAATCGATCTTTACATTCAGATGAACGAAGAGAGTTCAAAAGAATCAGGTCTAAGCTCGCAGGAGATGTTTGAGCAGGTACTAAAAGCATTTATCATGCAAAAAAAGCGCGGTCAAGGCGAGCTCAATGGCAAGCTGGATGAGCATAACACGATGCGTTTTTGCACACTGGACACGCGCGCTGAAGAAAGTTTAGAGATGGCACGCAATCGTTTGGGACTAAGTCAAAGAAGCATCCACAAAGTGCTTCGCATCGCGCGCTCCATAGCCGATCTGGCACAAAGTGAGCAGATAGCGCAAGAACACCTTCTTGAAGCTCTAAGCTTCCGTAAGCGTTAG
- the def gene encoding peptide deformylase has translation MNREVLVYPNKLLRETSKDVMHFDAHLHTLLQDMYDTMVCREGIGLAAVQIGVPLNVVVINLVDDEGSQLIENLYEIINPVILEKDGLTIYQEGCLSVPGYYDEVERAAHIKISYYDRDGNRHEEEFTDLMAIAVQHEMDHLKGRLFIEKLSYLKRKKFEKEWKKKQKAGK, from the coding sequence ATGAATAGAGAGGTATTAGTTTACCCCAATAAGCTTCTACGCGAAACGTCAAAAGATGTTATGCATTTCGATGCACATCTGCACACACTGTTGCAAGACATGTACGATACTATGGTTTGTAGAGAAGGAATTGGACTTGCTGCTGTTCAAATTGGAGTGCCTTTAAATGTAGTGGTCATCAACCTTGTCGATGATGAAGGCTCACAACTGATCGAAAATCTCTATGAAATCATCAACCCTGTCATCCTTGAAAAAGATGGTTTGACCATCTATCAAGAGGGATGCTTGAGTGTTCCTGGGTATTATGATGAAGTAGAGCGTGCCGCACATATCAAAATCTCTTACTACGATAGAGATGGAAACAGACACGAAGAAGAGTTTACGGATCTTATGGCAATTGCCGTACAACACGAGATGGATCACCTTAAGGGTCGTCTTTTTATCGAAAAACTCTCTTATCTAAAACGTAAAAAATTTGAAAAAGAGTGGAAAAAAAAGCAAAAAGCAGGTAAATAA